In Scyliorhinus canicula chromosome 3, sScyCan1.1, whole genome shotgun sequence, the DNA window CATAGTTCCGAGTGCGGCCCATGGCCCTACATGGCTCTGAGTGCGGCCCATGGCCCTACATAGCTCCGAGTGCGGCCCATGGCCCTACATGGTCCCGGGTGCGGCCCATGGCCCTACATAGCTCCGAGTGCGGCCCATGGCCCTACATGGCTCTGAGTGCGGCCCATGGCCCTACATAGCTCCGAGTGCGGCCCATGGCCCTACATGGCTCTGAGTGTGGCCCATGGCCCTACATAGCTCCGAGTGCGGCCCATGGCCCTACATGGTTCCGAGTGCGGCCCATGGCCCTACATAGCTCCGAGTGCGGCCCATGGCCCTACATAGCTCCGAGTGCGGCCCATGGCCCTATATGGTTCCGAGTGCGGCCCATGGCCCTACATAGCTCCGAGTGCGGCCCATGGCCCTACATGGTCCCGGGTGCGGCCCATGGCCCTACATAGCTCCGAGTGCGGCCCATGTCCCTACATAGTTCCGAGTGCGGCCCATGGCCCTACATGGCTCCGAGTGTGGCCCATGGCCCTACATAGCTCCGAGTGCGGCCCATGTCCCTACATAGTTCCAAGTGCGGCCCATGGCCCTACATGGCTCCGAGTGCGGCCCATGGCCCTGCATAGCTCCGAGTGCGGCCCATGGCCCTACATGGTCCCGGGTGCGGCCCATGGCCCTACATGGCTCCGAGTGCGGCCCATGAGTCATTTTGTTGACTGTGTGCAGgattgccacattccactgatttctgTCTTTGGCGTTTTTCCTACCGGTttgactgaagtgattcgcacATAAGGCGAGGATGATTGAAGTGAGGTCCGATTGCTCACAGCACTGACAGTGTGAgccctgcactccctctgtgtccaaataTTTACCATTTGTCTTTTAAATCGATGATAGCCCTATTAAtgaataaatgattaagcattttctataactctttATGAAATATTCGGCATGTATTGAATTTATTTAATCTCATTCGTGGTTAGTGAGCCACTCTCTACCCTTGGTTACCCATCACTGGACTGGAGAAAAGAAAAATTCCGTCTCCCACCTTTGCATGTAGAAAGCTGATTTCCTGCTGCGGAAACATGTTTTGAGGTTATATCCGACAAAGAACAAGTCTCCTGTTGTGATGCTGTTTTTTTAttcttaaaaattaaaaatcGTTTTATGGAATCTCATTCTTTGAAAATACAGTTAAAAATAAAGGTGTTGTCTTTTACTAAAATCTCTGTtttttgatcatagaatttacagtgcaggaggaggccattcggcccatcgagtctgcaccagcccttggaaagagcgccccgcttaagcccacacctccaccctatccccataacccagtaaccccacccaaccttttttttggacaccaatggccaatccacctaacccgcacatctttggattgtgggaggaaactggagcacccggaggtaacccatgcagacatggggagaacgtgcagcctccacacgtacagtgacccaagttgggaatcgaaccagggaccctggagctgtgaagtgacagtgccaaccactgtgctaccgtgctgccctgtttagcCAATATAAAATACTTACAACACCTACGTACCCACTCCTATCTACAATTGCAAGTTACATTCATATAAAGCATCCTCAGGATTTTCACAGCAGTGAGCATCAAACAATATCAGACACCAAGATATGTAAGGAGATCCTAGAACAGGTGATCAAAAGCTGAGTCAAAGATGTAGGTTTTGAGgcacatcttaaaggaggagagagaggcaaagaAAGGGCTGTTATCCattgacgggatgtgggcattattgtatttattgtcaatccctaaccacccatttcagagggtagttatgTGTcaatacattgctgtgggtctggagtcacaagtaggccagaccaggtaaggacggcagatttccttccctcacggacatgagtgaaccagctgggatttttaataaatttagagtacccaattatgtgttcctcccaattaaggggcaatttagcgtggccaatccagctaatctgcacattttttgggttgtgggggtgagacccatgcggacacggggagaatgtgtaaactccacccggacagtgactcagagccgggatcgaacctgggacctcggcgctgtgaggcagcagtgctaaccgctgtgccaccatgtcgccctacCAGCTGGGATTTTAGGACAATCTGTTAGTTTTATGCTCACCAGTACTCTTTTTCCTAATTCACGATTTCCTCAATTACATGAATATATATAAATTCCCAAACTGCCATGTTGGGATTTCAGATCAATGGCCCAACCCTCAGCATTGCAATTCCAGAAATATAAGAATTATGCAAAGGTGCCCAATTAGAAGTATGTCTTACGATTTGGCTATCATGACCATGTTACTAAAACCTGCACGGTTAACCCTGGTCTAACGGGCAGCCTGCACTGGTCCCCACAGGTCACTGGTACATACTCACGTTCGGCGCACCTGGACTCTCATCTGTGTTCCACCACAAAACTCATGGTGGTTCCATCGAAGGAAGGTGGAGCGATGATCCTGGGCCCTGGCTGCGATGTGAAGCTGATCACTGGTTTTCCCTCTGAGAAGGCCTTGGACGCCCTGGTTATGGGTTGAGAGGTCAGAGTGTGCATCGGGTTCAAGGTTTTTCCGGTTGGGGAATAATAAGGACTCTCCATGTAATGGACATCGCTGGGCTGGCACACCGTACTGTAGGGTTTCCCGGTCTCGTTGCATTCGTTCTCTGGCCGGGAGAGCGGAGTGGGTAGATTGGGCAGCATGGCTGGCGAGGGTAGAAATCCAGGGTAGATCATGTAGGTGGTGCCGTAGGTGCCAGGGTTGATTGCAATGGGAGACATGGGCACTGGCATGGGGGCCATGGGCTGTTGGGGCATGGGCACATCCACGTATTGCCGTGTCTCTGGGTCGTACAGTCGCTTGCAGGCTGGTTGAATGGGCGTGTCGACCAGGTAGTACTGCCCGGTGCTGGGGTCCAGCAACATCTTGCGCTGCGTGTGCGGAGCTGGGTAGCAGGGCACCGGGGGGCTGTCCATCAGCACTGGCGGCTGCACCTTAACCGGGCTGATCAGCTCTGGTGGCTGCATCCCAGGTGGGGTGAAGGTGATGCaccggggtgggggttggtggtagATGGTGGCGGGGGACGGTTCCCGTTGTTGTTTGGGGCTGGGGCTGTGCTGGCGGCCCGGGGGCAGAGAGTAGGCGGCAGTAGGTGGCGGTGCTTTGATGGGGATGGTCAGGTAGTTGCCGTATTCGGAGGGGAGCGCTTGTTGCGGGTTCTGGGAGCCGCTCTGTCGCTCCACCGGAGTTTGCGCCGCTCGGCTTGGCTCCTCCAGGTCCTGGCGATGGGGCGCCCGCAGCGAGCGGGATTCTGGCGGCGGCGGGCTCCTGGCGCGGGCTGGTTTGACTTGCTGCGGTACCGGGGCCACGGTGAAAAGGTGCGGTCCGGTGCCCTGGGTACCGGTGGGGGGTCCCGGGGGCTTCCCTGCGGCGGCCGCTTGCACCCTCGGGACGGGCGGGAACGCCGCCCGTTCCTCGCTGGCGATCAGAGACAGGACGTGACTCCCGGCGAGCGAACCGGCGCCAGACTCGCTCTTGCGTTTCCACTCGTTCTTGTCGAACACGTATAATTCCTCCATGGTGCGCACGGCCGCCGTTAACTTCTCCAGAGCCAGCTGCTTACTGGCGGCCGCCACGCCCGGCGAACTTCCCGCTGCCGCCTCGCTAAGCGGGGCGCGGCTGATCTTCATGCTGGTGTCTGGGCTGCTTCCCCCGCTGCTCTCGCCAGGAACTCGCCTCCCCGCAGAATCGCGGCGGCTAACCGCCTGCAGCACGATGGGCAGCAGCGAGCTGACCGCGCCGGAGGGAAGTGGATCGCGGTTCTGCAGCTTCAgcagctggtaggaggttttcACCAACTTCCTGACATCCCGGACCTGGTGCAGGGGAGTCTGCAGCTTGTGCAAATCCTCCCTGATGTCCCTCACCGTGAAGTGAGGAGCTTTACTCCTGGGATCTTCCTCTGCCAGCGACATGCACAGTGCCTGGAATCTGCTCTGCTCAACCCGCCCTGCCGCACTCTCGCCTATATCAGGAGggggcaggttggcactgctgaatGCACCCCCCTGCCGCCCAACaccctccccactctcctgccgcccaacaccctgctgcctgctcccctgcccacccccctgccgccCAACACCCTGccgcccaaccccctccccactctcctgccaccCAACACCctgcccaccctgctgcccagtacCCTGccacccaaccccctgcccactctcctgcccactCCACCGCCCGCCCCACTGCCCGCTCCCCTGCGACCCAACaccctgctgcccgctccgctgcccACTACCCTGCCGCCcaacgcccccctccccacccccctgccgcccagccccctccccactctcctgcccaccCTGCTGTCTAACcctctgcccactcccctgcccaaccctctccccactctcctgcacactcccctgcccaccctgctgcctgctcccctgctgcccacttcCCTGCCGACCGACCACCTCCCCGGCCCCCTGCCCACTACCCTGCTGTctaaccccctgcccaccccccactcttATCCGCATTTCTGGCCATTTGCAACTTGCTGTCTGGCTGTCTGCGCTGCCCCcctgcccagccccctgcccgctcccctgcaaacccccctgcccactcccctgccacgcAACACCCTGCCCAGCCCCTTGCCCGCTCCCCTGCCCGCTCCCCTGCCACGCAACACCCTGCCCACCCTGCTGTCTAGCCCCCTgcccactacccccctccccactcccctgccggcccccctgccctcccccctccccaccccccctgcccagccccctccccactcccctgcccgctCGTTGCCCCTCTCTGGGCTAAATGGCTTGGCCGTTTTGCTCCTTGCCCCCCGGCTGCCCTCTGGATGCCGGGCACGAAGAGATGGGACATTTTTCGGTCCTGGCAGAGGCTTTGCCGCCCGATGTGCGCCCGGACGCGGCGGGCGGCTTCCCGGGCTCCGGTGCCGCTGCCCCCGGACAGCAGCCGTTCCCGGTCCCGCCGATCGGCCCACAGCCGGAATGCGCTGCGCTCGCTGCCGAATCCGCCGGCCCGCTGCTCCGCCGGCGGCTCCGGGAGATCGGGGCTGCCGGTCAGCTCTGCCGGccctgggggggacggggggcagatctcccccctctccatccgcagctcctgttccaactgcATCTTCTTCCCGATCACATTCTGCAGCAGACTGCAGGCCAACACCGACCTCCTGGGAGCCTGCTCCATGTCTGCGGccgctctgcccctctccccgctgctctccCTCTGCGCTGCTTCCCGCCGCTCGGCGGCATTCCGGACCCGCCTCCTGGCCGGGAGCCGCTCCTTCCCATCCCAGCTGGGAATGCCGCTTGGGGGGGTCACTCTGGATCCAAATCCCTCCCTCTGGCCGCCGCTCACTCCTCCCGCCCCATTTTCCTGCCGGTTGGGAACGGCGTTCGCCACACCCTCCGCCGGTGAGTGTTTCCGTGCCGCCCCGTGGCTCTGGCTCCCCGGGCCAGCGCTGGACGCTGGGTTTCCGccagcaaattggctgccattccTATTCGCCGCTGCTTTCCCACCAGGAAGATCGGGAATTTCCGAGCAGCGGGCGCTATCCCCGGGCGGCGAGGACAAACTGGCGGATCGGTGACCAGCGCAGAAAGTGTCAAAATATTCATCCGCCGGCCGGGCCAGACTGCGGAAAGTTCGCGACGTTAAACTTCCCACTTCCTTATCGGCGTCGTCCAGCTCACTGGGTCCGCCGGAACTTCCGCTGAAACTCTCCAAAGCTGCGCTCCTCCCT includes these proteins:
- the c3h4orf54 gene encoding uncharacterized protein C4orf54 homolog; this encodes MRREESGGDSRRRSASGEETRAAERGSLRLGWPGEPPAQFSGCEMAAGSEICRRKEGGTGNTEDRQWDVSWDHSQSAGKDEVQFISTHEIQLYELDHDGECEVILGSCCALEEGSATCTFLDSSSGQSDASEEGSQTPRAASCAGDAPPPAEEADGQRNGEWAADGGHPGSANCAGRIHLSIRASSRALEMGTCADSQKERNWRGIWEDSPAEVRADGGRSAALESFSGSSGGPSELDDADKEVGSLTSRTFRSLARPADEYFDTFCAGHRSASLSSPPGDSARCSEIPDLPGGKAAANRNGSQFAGGNPASSAGPGSQSHGAARKHSPAEGVANAVPNRQENGAGGVSGGQREGFGSRVTPPSGIPSWDGKERLPARRRVRNAAERREAAQRESSGERGRAAADMEQAPRRSVLACSLLQNVIGKKMQLEQELRMERGEICPPSPPGPAELTGSPDLPEPPAEQRAGGFGSERSAFRLWADRRDRERLLSGGSGTGAREAARRVRAHIGRQSLCQDRKMSHLFVPGIQRAAGGQGAKRPSHLAQRGATSGQGSGEGESGEGVGRQGGAFSSANLPPPDIGESAAGRVEQSRFQALCMSLAEEDPRSKAPHFTVRDIREDLHKLQTPLHQVRDVRKLVKTSYQLLKLQNRDPLPSGAVSSLLPIVLQAVSRRDSAGRRVPGESSGGSSPDTSMKISRAPLSEAAAGSSPGVAAASKQLALEKLTAAVRTMEELYVFDKNEWKRKSESGAGSLAGSHVLSLIASEERAAFPPVPRVQAAAAGKPPGPPTGTQGTGPHLFTVAPVPQQVKPARARSPPPPESRSLRAPHRQDLEEPSRAAQTPVERQSGSQNPQQALPSEYGNYLTIPIKAPPPTAAYSLPPGRQHSPSPKQQREPSPATIYHQPPPRCITFTPPGMQPPELISPVKVQPPVLMDSPPVPCYPAPHTQRKMLLDPSTGQYYLVDTPIQPACKRLYDPETRQYVDVPMPQQPMAPMPVPMSPIAINPGTYGTTYMIYPGFLPSPAMLPNLPTPLSRPENECNETGKPYSTVCQPSDVHYMESPYYSPTGKTLNPMHTLTSQPITRASKAFSEGKPVISFTSQPGPRIIAPPSFDGTTMSFVVEHR